CGACATGCTGATCCGCGATTACTAGCGATTCCAGCTTCATGCAGTCGAGTTGCAGACTGCAATCCGGACTACGATCGGTTTTTTGGGATTAGCTCCCCCTCGCGGGTTGGCAACCCTCTGTTCCGACCATTGTATGACGTGTGAAGCCCTACCCATAAGGGCCATGAGGACTTGACGTCATCCCCACCTTCCTCCGGTTTGTCACCGGCAGTCTCCCTAGAGTGCTCTTGCGTAGCAACTAAGGACAAGGGTTGCGCTCGTTGCGGGACTTAACCCAACATCTCACGACACGAGCTGACGACAGCCATGCAGCACCTGTGCGCCGGTTCTCTTTCGAGCACCCCCACCTCTCAGCAGGGTTCCGACCATGTCAAGGGTAGGTAAGGTTTTTCGCGTTGCATCGAATTAATCCACATCATCCACCGCTTGTGCGGGTCCCCGTCAATTCCTTTGAGTTTTAATCTTGCGACCGTACTCCCCAGGCGGTCAACTTCACGCGTTAGCTACGTTACTAAGGAAATGAATCCCCAACAACTAGTTGACATCGTTTAGGGCGTGGACTACCAGGGTATCTAATCCTGTTTGCTCCCCACGCTTTCGTGCATGAGCGTCAGTATTGGCCCAGGAGGCTGCCTTCGCCATCGGTATTCCTCCACATCTCTACGCATTTCACTGCTACACGTGGAATTCTACCTCCCTCTGCCATACTCTAGCCTGCCAGTCACCAATGCAGTTCCCAGGTTGAGCCCGGGGATTTCACATCGGTCTTAGCAAACCGCCTGCGCACGCTTTACGCCCAGTAATTCCGATTAACGCTCGCACCCTACGTATTACCGCGGCTGCTGGCACGTAGTTAGCCGGTGCTTATTCTTCCGGTACCGTCATCCAACCTAGTTATTCGCCAGGCCGTTTTCTTTCCGGACAAAAGTGCTTTACAACCCGAAGGCCTTCTTCACACACGCGGCATTGCTGGATCAGGGTTGCCCCCATTGTCCAAAATTCCCCACTGCTGCCTCCCGTAGGAGTCTGGGCCGTGTCTCAGTCCCAGTGTGGCTGGTCGTCCTCTCAGACCAGCTACAGATCGTCGCCTTGGTAGGCCTTTACCCTACCAACTAGCTAATCTGCCATCGGCCGCCCCTTGAGCGCGAGGCCCTTACGGGTCCCCCGCTTTCCTCCTCAGAGCGTATGCGGTATTAATCCGGCTTTCGCCGGGCTATCCCCCACTCTAGGACACGTTCCGATGTCTTACTCACCCGTTCGCCACTCGCCGCCAGGCCGAAGCCCGCGCTGCCGTCCGACTTGCATGTGTAAGGCATGCCGCCAGCGTTCAATCTGAGCCAGGATCAAACTCTTCAGTTCAAACCTGTTACTTGTTCGGGCCACAAAGGACCCTGTCGCTCAACTCAAAACGTTGACAGGTTTCGATTCTCTCAAAACCTACCTTCATTTCGTATGAGACTTAATGATTCTTTCGCATCGCCCCACCCGGCTTTTACCACCCGGGCGCAGCACGCCTGCACCATCAAGTACCCACACTTATCGGCTGTTACTTGTTAAAGAGCATCGCAACCGTTTCGCCTCAACCTAGCCGGCCTCGGCCCCCGCATCGCGTCGCTGCATCAGCAGCAGAGAAACGAGATTATGAACACAATCTTGCGAAGCGTCAACAACTTTTTTTACCACTCCGGTGCGATGCTGATCGCCTCACACCCCGTTGCCCACCCCGCCCGCTGCGTTTGCTCCTTCAGCGGCCCCGCTACTGCCTGCAGCGAGGGTGCGAATCATAGGCCAATAGCACGCTCACCACAAGAGCTAGCAAATATTTTTTTCAGCGCAAGCCTTGCCGCCAACTCGGCCGGCCACCGGCATGACGCGCCGCCTAACCGGCAGCGGGTTCACAGGATAAAAAGCTATTAACCGACCGGTCGGTAGGTTTATACTGCGTAGAGAATCCTGATGGAGACTCCCCATGTATACGCAATCGCTCGACCTACCGGGCAACACCGCGCTGGCCGACAGCCCCGTTGCCAGCATAGATCAGCAGCGTTTTGACGCGCGCATCGCCGCGGACGACAAGGTCGAGCCGCAGGACTGGATGCCCGATGCCTATCGCAAGACGTTAGTGCGGCAAATCTCACAGCACGCGCACTCCGAAATCGTCGGCATGCTGCCCGAAGGCAACTGGATCAGTCGTGCGCCGAGCTTGAAACGCAAGGCGATCCTGTTAGCTAAGGTGCAGGACGAGGGCGGGCATGGGCTGTACCTGTACAGCGCCGCGGAAACGCTGGGCGTGTCGCGCGATCAGATGCTCGATGCGCTGCACAGCGGCCGTGCAAAGTATTCGAGCATTTTTAACTATCCCACGCCGAGTTGGGCCGACGTCGGCGTGATCGGGTGGCTAGTCGATGGCGCTGCGATCATGAACCAGATCCCGCTGTGCCGCTGCACGTATGGCCCTTATGCGCGCGCGATGATCCGCATCTGCAAGGAAGAGTCGTTCCACCAACGCCAAGGCTTCGATGCGTTGCTGGTCATGATGCAGGGTACCGCAGCACAGCGCGAGATGGTGCAACAGGCCGTGAACCGCTGGTGGTGGCCAGTGCTCATGATGTTCGGTCCGAGCGACAAAGACTCGGTGCACAGCAACCAGTCCGCCAAATGGGGTATCAAGCGCATATCGAACGACGACCTTCGGCAAAAATTTGTCGATGCGACCGTCGAGCAGGCCAAGGTCCTCGGCGTCACGCTGCCCGATCCGGATTTGAAGTGGAATGAGGCGCGCGGCCACTACGACTACGGCACAGTGGACTGGGAAGAATTTTGGCGCGTGGTCAACGGCGACGGCCCCTGCAACCGCGAGCGGCTGGCCACGCGTGTGAAGGCGCATGAGGACGGCGCCTGGGTACGCGAGGCGGCGCTAGCGTACGAGGCCAAGCAGGCTCGGCGCAACAAACAGAAAGCGGCGTAGTGGTGCGCCAGCAAGGATCGAGGAGGAACCCATGAGCAAAGAATGGCCGATTTGGGAAGTATTTGTACGCAGCAAACAGGGGCTGGACCACAAACATTGTGGCAGCCTGCATGCGGCGGACGCACAAATGGCGCTGCGCATGGCGCGTGACGTCTATACGCGCCGGCAAGAAGGTGTGAGCATCTGGGTCGTACCAGCCGCGGCGATTACCGCATCGGCGCCCGAAGAAAAGTCCGAACTGTTCGATCCGGCCGGCGACAAGATATACCGCCATCCGACCTTCTACCAGTTACCGGACAAAGTCAACCACATGTAAAGTCAGGACGGACCACGCCCATGCCAACGCAACACCATCTGGCGTATGTGCTGCGCCTCGCGGACAACGCCTTGATTCTCGGCCAGCGCAATGCTGAATGGACCGGGCATGGCCCGGTCCTCGAAGAGGACATCGCGCTGGCCAATATCAGCCTGGACTTGATCGGCCAGGCCCGGCTGCTCTATACGCACGCCGGCTCACTGGAGGCCGCGCTCACTGGTCAAGCGCGCGATGAAGACGACTACGCGTTCTTCCGTGAGGAGCGCGAATTCCGCAATTACACGATGCTCGAGCTGCCGCACGCCGGCCCGTATGGCGGCACTGTACGCCCCGACCGGGACTATGCGGTAACGATCGTGCGCCATTTTCTGTATTCAACGCTGATGCTGCTCGTCTGGAATGCGCTGCTGCACTCAAGCGATGCCGAGTTGGCCGCGATCGCCGCCAAATCGCTCAAGGAAACGCGATACCACGTGCACCACGCGCGCGACTGGCTGGTACGGCTTGGCGACGGCACAGACGAATCACATCGCCGCACACAGGCCGCAGTCGACTTCCTGATGCCGTACACGAGCGAGTTCTTCTCCGGCGACGAACTCGAGCAGTCCATCGCGGCACAGGGCATCGGCCCGCGGAACGCGACGCTGCAGCCAGACTGGTCGGCGCATGTCCGGGCGGCGCTCAACGAAGCCACGCTTGCGTGGCCGACCATGGGTCAATATGTGACGACAGGCAAGCTGGGCGAGCACTCCGAGCACATGGGCTATCTGCTGGCGGAAATGCAGAGTCTGGCCCGCCAGCATCCCGGCGCCCGCTGGTAGGACGGTGCGGGCCACTCTCGGCCCCATTCCGGCATTCGCACCGGCTTCCGAATTCGACAGAGAAACGCATGCCAGACAGTTCGACCGACACTTCACCCGTTGCCCGCGCGTGGGCGGCGCTGGACGCGGTACCCGACCCGGAAATCCCGGTCGTGTCGATCCGCGAACTCGGCATTCTTCGCGACGTGCGACAGGCACCAGACGGCGTCATTGAAGCGGTGATCACGCCAACCTACTCGGGTTGTCCGGCAATGGCGCAGATCGCCGAGGACATCGGCGCGGCGCTGGATGGCGTGGGGCTCGCGCCGCACCGTGTCATCAGCGTGCTCGCGCCTGCATGGACCACCGACTGGATCACCGAGGGCGCGCGCGAAAAGCTGCGCCGCTACGGGATCGCACCGCCGTCACGGACTTGCGCGACGCAGGGAACGCAAGCGCAGCAGCCGGTCAGGATCGTGTCGCGCGACGAACGCGAGCAAGCGCAACAGCCCGCCTGCCCGCACTGCGGCTCGCCGAACACCGAGCGGCTGTCGCAGTTCGGCTCGACCGCGTGTAAGGCGCTATACCGCTGTATTACCTGCCGTGAACCTTTCGATTACTTCAAACCATATTAATATGGCCACTGTGCAATTTCATCCGCTGCGCATCCGCGAAGTGCGCGCCGAAACGCCGGACGCAGTCTCGGTCGCTTTCGAGGTTCCTGTCGAACTGCGCGATGCGTACCGGTTCACGCAAGGGCAGTTCGTCACGCTCAAGGCCCATATCAACGGTGAGGAAACGCGCCGCTCGTATTCGATCTGCGTCGGCGTCACCGACTACGAGCGGGACGGCGAATTGCGCATCGGCATCAAACGGGTGCGCGGCGGCCGCTTCTCGAACTTTGCGTTCGACACACTGCAACCGGGACACACAATCGATGTGATGACGCCCGATGGTCGCTTTTTCACACACTTAAATGCCGATCACGACAAACAGTATCTCGCGTTCGCGGGAGGCTCGGGCATCACACCGGTGTTGGCCATTATCAAGACGACCTTGGATGTCGAGCCGCGCAGCACTTTTACGCTGATCTACGGCAATCGCAGCGTCGACGCAATCATGTTCGCCGAGGAATTGGAAGACCTGAAAAACCGGTACATGAACCGGCTGATCCTGTATCACGTGCTGTCGGACGATGTGCAGGATGTCGAGCTGTTCAATGGCGTGCTGGACCGGGCCAAGTGCGACGCCTTCCTGCAATCGCTGGTGCCGGCCGAATCGATCGACGAAGCCTTCATCTGCGGACCAGCGCCGATGATGGATGCCGCCGAGGACGCATTGAAAGCCGCCGGGGTGCCGCAACAGCGCATCCATGTGGAGCGCTTTGGCACGCCGCTGCCGCAAGCCGGCGTACCACCGGTCGAAATAACCGAACACACTCCTGCGGCGGACCTGGAAATCATGCTCGACGGCAAGCGCCGCAAGCTGCGCCTGCCCTATGAAGGCGTGAGCTTGCTCGATGTTGGATTGCGCGCGGGGCTCGCGCTGCCGTACGCGTGCAAGGGCGGCGTGTGCTGCACGTGCCGCGCCAAGGTGATCGAGGGAGAAGTCCGGATGGAGAAGAACTACACGCTCGAGCCCCAAGAAGTGGATGCCGGCTTTGTCCTCACCTGCCAATGCCACCCGGTCAGCGAACGCGTGGTAGTCAGCTACGACGAACGCTGAGCCGGCACTGCGCTGTCGGCCGTTCTCATTCGCTGCGTCGCCGGCCACGATCCGGAACGATCGCTTACACTAGCGCCTGTTCACATATAGCCTGGCTCGCGCAGCGCACTGGCGGCATGCCGGGAACCGCGCAGCGCGGGCCCGCTTACCGCGTAAGCGGGCGACTTCTATGACAACAATCCATATTACCAACGGGGATGTGGCGGCCGCCTCGCTTCGTGCAGCGCTGGCCAGTACACAACGCAACGAGGAGGTCCTTGCGTTGCGTGACAATCTTGCATTTGGCCCGATCCGCGCTGTCGACAGCGACGTGCATGAACGCGCGGCGTTCTGGCAGCAAGTCCTCGACGAACGGGACCGGGATGTCGTGTCCGAACTGAACGAGCAGAACGCCACGTTGGAACGTCTCGTCGGATCAGCAGCGACGAATATCGTCGTCTGGCACGCGCAAAGCGCGTCGGACCAACTGATGCTGCGTCGGGTTGCATGGTATCTGCGCACCCAACCGCAACGGCTCAATGAAGTGGCCCTTGGCACACGCGAGTTGCCACGCGAGACCGCGCCGCGTGCCGACGGCGCGAGCACAATCGGCATGTTCGGCGCCGACGCGCTGGCCGCGCGCATCCGGAAGGCCGCGCCGATTTCGGTGTTGCGCATCGGGCGGCTTGCGCTGGAGTGGCAGGACGTGCGGCGGCTCAATGGCGACGTGCGATGCTGGCGCGAGAACCGCTTCGTGACCGGCACCTATGCGCCGATCGACGACGCATGGTTACAGCATACCGATGATCGATGGCAAATGGCGACCAACGTTGCCGCCCAGGTCATGAAGGTCGACTTCGGTGTCTGCGTGACCGATGCGATCGCGTTGTGGCGGTGCAGGGAACTGGTCACGGCCGGCCGCCTCGCGCTCAGCGGCGAGGCGCGTCAACAGTGGCGTGATGTGCAAGTGCGGCGGCCGTAGGCCGGCGACGTGTATGTCACGCTAACCGGACAGATCCTCAACCGAATTGCCCCATGGCCCGCACCCGAGCTCCTGATCACGAAAGCCAGCGCGAGCAGATCTTGAATCTGGCCGCCGAGAAATTCGCGCAGACCAGCTACCCGAGCACGTCGATGGCGGAACTGGCCGCGGCCAGCGGCACGTCGAAAGCGCGCCTGTACCATTATTACGAGAGCAAGGAGGCCATTTTGTTCGATTTGCTGGACCGGTACACGAAGCGACTAATGCTGATCATCGCCGAGGTCGAGGGCGCCAGTCAGCGACGGGAACTGAACGAGCAGCAAACCTTCGCGGAGTTAATCCGCGCTTTCCTCGCTGAGTACGAAACGTCGCACACGCGACATGTCGCGTTGCTCAACGACGTCAAGTATCTGGTGCAAACGCAGCGCGAAATCATCCTGGACCGGCAACGCGACATCGTTGCCGCGTTTGCACGCCAGCTGGCTCGCGCCTATCCGCGGCGCGTGACCAAGTCCAACCAAATGGCGCTCACCATGATGGTGTTCGGCATGATCAACTGGACCTTCACGTGGCTCAAGCCGAGCGGCACGATGACCTACGCGAACTTCGCAAACGAGGTCGTCGCCGTGCTCGAACGCGGACTGGTCGCGCCGCCGGACGTTGCAGCAATCGTGCCCTAGCTGTGACAATCCGCCCCGCGTTGGGGCTCAATAGCACCCACAACGCCTGTCATAAGGCGTTTTTACGCTACTTGATGGCGGTTTTAGAACATCC
This region of Mycetohabitans endofungorum genomic DNA includes:
- the paaA gene encoding 1,2-phenylacetyl-CoA epoxidase subunit PaaA, with translation MYTQSLDLPGNTALADSPVASIDQQRFDARIAADDKVEPQDWMPDAYRKTLVRQISQHAHSEIVGMLPEGNWISRAPSLKRKAILLAKVQDEGGHGLYLYSAAETLGVSRDQMLDALHSGRAKYSSIFNYPTPSWADVGVIGWLVDGAAIMNQIPLCRCTYGPYARAMIRICKEESFHQRQGFDALLVMMQGTAAQREMVQQAVNRWWWPVLMMFGPSDKDSVHSNQSAKWGIKRISNDDLRQKFVDATVEQAKVLGVTLPDPDLKWNEARGHYDYGTVDWEEFWRVVNGDGPCNRERLATRVKAHEDGAWVREAALAYEAKQARRNKQKAA
- the paaB gene encoding 1,2-phenylacetyl-CoA epoxidase subunit PaaB, giving the protein MSKEWPIWEVFVRSKQGLDHKHCGSLHAADAQMALRMARDVYTRRQEGVSIWVVPAAAITASAPEEKSELFDPAGDKIYRHPTFYQLPDKVNHM
- the paaC gene encoding 1,2-phenylacetyl-CoA epoxidase subunit PaaC, producing the protein MPTQHHLAYVLRLADNALILGQRNAEWTGHGPVLEEDIALANISLDLIGQARLLYTHAGSLEAALTGQARDEDDYAFFREEREFRNYTMLELPHAGPYGGTVRPDRDYAVTIVRHFLYSTLMLLVWNALLHSSDAELAAIAAKSLKETRYHVHHARDWLVRLGDGTDESHRRTQAAVDFLMPYTSEFFSGDELEQSIAAQGIGPRNATLQPDWSAHVRAALNEATLAWPTMGQYVTTGKLGEHSEHMGYLLAEMQSLARQHPGARW
- the paaD gene encoding 1,2-phenylacetyl-CoA epoxidase subunit PaaD yields the protein MPDSSTDTSPVARAWAALDAVPDPEIPVVSIRELGILRDVRQAPDGVIEAVITPTYSGCPAMAQIAEDIGAALDGVGLAPHRVISVLAPAWTTDWITEGAREKLRRYGIAPPSRTCATQGTQAQQPVRIVSRDEREQAQQPACPHCGSPNTERLSQFGSTACKALYRCITCREPFDYFKPY
- the paaE gene encoding 1,2-phenylacetyl-CoA epoxidase subunit PaaE, with product MATVQFHPLRIREVRAETPDAVSVAFEVPVELRDAYRFTQGQFVTLKAHINGEETRRSYSICVGVTDYERDGELRIGIKRVRGGRFSNFAFDTLQPGHTIDVMTPDGRFFTHLNADHDKQYLAFAGGSGITPVLAIIKTTLDVEPRSTFTLIYGNRSVDAIMFAEELEDLKNRYMNRLILYHVLSDDVQDVELFNGVLDRAKCDAFLQSLVPAESIDEAFICGPAPMMDAAEDALKAAGVPQQRIHVERFGTPLPQAGVPPVEITEHTPAADLEIMLDGKRRKLRLPYEGVSLLDVGLRAGLALPYACKGGVCCTCRAKVIEGEVRMEKNYTLEPQEVDAGFVLTCQCHPVSERVVVSYDER
- a CDS encoding DUF1835 domain-containing protein, which produces MTTIHITNGDVAAASLRAALASTQRNEEVLALRDNLAFGPIRAVDSDVHERAAFWQQVLDERDRDVVSELNEQNATLERLVGSAATNIVVWHAQSASDQLMLRRVAWYLRTQPQRLNEVALGTRELPRETAPRADGASTIGMFGADALAARIRKAAPISVLRIGRLALEWQDVRRLNGDVRCWRENRFVTGTYAPIDDAWLQHTDDRWQMATNVAAQVMKVDFGVCVTDAIALWRCRELVTAGRLALSGEARQQWRDVQVRRP
- a CDS encoding TetR/AcrR family transcriptional regulator gives rise to the protein MARTRAPDHESQREQILNLAAEKFAQTSYPSTSMAELAAASGTSKARLYHYYESKEAILFDLLDRYTKRLMLIIAEVEGASQRRELNEQQTFAELIRAFLAEYETSHTRHVALLNDVKYLVQTQREIILDRQRDIVAAFARQLARAYPRRVTKSNQMALTMMVFGMINWTFTWLKPSGTMTYANFANEVVAVLERGLVAPPDVAAIVP